In Erythrobacter sp. KY5, the DNA window TTTGGGGCCCGTTTGCAGGGGACAAGCCAGCCGCGTTCAGCGACGAGGTGTGGGACGATCTGAAACAGCGTGCGCGCGCGGCGATCACCGGAACGGTTGTGCCGTCCTATCGCGAGTTCCTGACGTTCTACACCGACGAATACGCGCCCAATTGCCGTGACGGCGTTCCCGGCGTTTCCGCGACGCCGGGTGGGGAGGCGTATTACGACTACCGAGTGCGCAGCTTTACCACGACCGGCATGACCGCTGACGAAGTGCACCAGCTCGGCCTCTCCGAAGTCGCGCGCATTCGCGCCGAGATGGAAGAAGTGGCCGCCCAGGCAGGGTTCGACACGCGCGAAGCCTTTATCGAACATCTGCGCACCGATCCGCAATACTACATGACCGATGAGGATGAATACGTCCGTTACGTCGCCGCCCTCGCGAAGCACATTGACGGGTTCATGCCCGAACTTTTCGGCCGTCTGCCGCGTAATCCCTACACTGTTTCGCCCATCCCTGCGGCACAGGCACCGGGCAACACCACGGCGTATTACGAACCGGGCTCGTTGGAAACCGGTTCGGCTGGCATCTACCGGATCAACACCACTGAGCTCGATCAACGCCCGCTTTGGGAATTGCCCGCGCTGGGCGTTCACGAAGCGGTGCCGGGGCACCATTTGCAGATCGCTATCCAGCAGGAACTCGATATCCATCCGCTGCGCGCCAACGGCACCTTCTTCACCGCGTTCGTAGAAGGGTGGGGGCTTTATTCCGAACGCCTCGGGATCGAGATGGGCCTCTACGACACTCCCGCCAAGCAGATGGGGCGCCTGTCATACGAGATGTGGCGCGCGACACGATTGGTGGTCGATACCGGGCTTCATTCGAAGGGTTGGAGCAAGCAGCGCGCGGTTGAATACATGCTCGATAACACGGCGCTCTCGCCGGGCAATATCGATGCAGAGGTCAACCGCTACATGACCTGGCCGGGTCAGGCGCTCGCCTACAAGGTGGGCGAACTCAAGATCCGCGAGTTACGCCAGCGCGCGGAGGATGCGTTGGGTGCCGATTTCTCCCTGCGCGACTTCCACGATACGGTGCTTGAGAATGGCTCGATCCCGCTGGACGTGCTCGAAGGGCACGTCGATCGCTGGATCGCGGCGCAGCTTGCAGAGTGATCAGGCTGGAACGGGGAAGGGCTCGGTCGACCCGAGCACTTCCTCGACCATCTGCCTCACATTGACCTGAGCCTTGAGCTTCGCGCCCAGCAGGGCGGTGCCCGATACTTTGCGCTGGACGAACAGCGTCTCGATCGGGGGGAAGGCCCATGTGTCCTTGTCCTGCGCGATTTCCCAACCCTCGTCGCGAAGCAGTGGGACGAACGCGCGGTCGCCAAAGTCGAACGGTTTGTCCTCGCGCATTTCACCGATTACGATATCGACCATGCGCTCAACGCGCTCGGGGTGCTTTTCGTAGACGATCGGCATCATGAAGCCCGAGTCGATCGTCGCCCTGACGACTTCGTCCCGGTCGCCTGCAAGTCCGGCTATCAACATCTTGCGATAGCCATTGGCAACCACGGGATCGACCGGACGGGATGCGCCGAAATCCAGAAGGACGATCTCGCCCGTCTCACGGCGAAAGCGGTAGTTTGCGAAATTGGGGTCTGTCTGCATGATCCCGAACTCGAACAGTTCGCGCGCCACCAGTTTCATGAGCCGGGTCATGACCTCATCGCGGCGCCCAGGCGTTTCCTGGTCGAGCCGCTCGATTGAAACGCCGTCTTCGAAACTCATCGCGAGGATCGAACCGCGCGTCAGACCTTCGTGAAGACGCGGCACGACGAAGCCTGCTTCCCCTTCGAGAGTGCGGCGGTAGAGCTCCATCTGCTCGCCCTCGCGCTGATAATCGGCTTCCTCATGAAGCTGTTTCTTTGCCACCGCCAGAAGCTTGTCGATCTCAAGCTCTGGCGGAGCGAAGCCCGCAACCCTGAGAAGCGTCATCACGTTGTCGACATCACTGTCGATGCTCTTGGCAACGCCGGGATACTGGACCTTGATAGCCAGTTCCTCACCATCGCGGGTCATCGCCTTGTGCACCTGACCGATGCTGGCCGCCGCGATAGGGCGAGGGTTGAACCATTTGAACTGGCGTCGCCAGTCATTGCCCCATTCGGCCTTGAGCACGCCGTCCAGCTGCTTTGTCGGCATGAAGTTGGCCTGATCGCGAAGGCGCGCGAGAATCTCGGACATCTCCGGCGGAAGAAGGTCGCCCGCATCCATGCTGATCATCTGCCCCATCTTCATCGCCGCGCCGCGAAGGTGCGAGAGACGGTCGGTCATGCGCTTTACATTGCCGGGCGTAAGGATCAGATCGCGCGGATTTATCGGTTCTCCGCTCGTCAGCCGACGCGCTCCTTCAGCAGCCATACCGCCGGCAACTCCGCCGACGAGCCTGCCGAAAGTCCCAAAGCGGGCGATCCGGCCCGATGGTACGGCGCGTTCCCTGTTCCTGTCGGCGCGGGTCTTTGGCGAATTTTCGAAGCTGTCGTCTGGCATGGCGCTCTAGATAGGGTCTGCGGGTTGAAAGCCCAGAAAAACAATCATGGGAAGCTACGCCGCGTACCCGGCGAAGGTTGCCGCAAATGCAGAAACGGCCTCGACACTAATGTGGCGAGGCCGTCTGTCAGGTCATGTTGCTGACCGAAGTCAGATCTGGATTAGGCGATCGATGCGCGCGTTCCACCAGCGATGTAGTTCACATAGATCGCGTGGATAAGACCCGGTACAAAGAACAGAAGAGTCAGCACGAGATTGATCAGAAAGTCTGTTCCAACACCCTTCTTCAGTGCAACGCCGAGCGGCGGAAGAAGAATAGTGGCGATAAGTGCGATAAGTTCCATCATGGGTGGGGCTCCTAGATTTGCGTGTGCGGCGATTGTCTCGCCTTGGTTACGCTTATCTTACCCTTCGGAACGCCATATTGTTCCAACAAAAAGAAATGGAACCAATCGCTTGGCGAGGTGTATTGATCTTCAGCTGATGCACAGGCCCCCGTCGACCGGCAGCGACTGGCCCGTAATGTAATCGCTGTGCGGCGATGCGAAGAAGACAGCCAGTCCTTCCAGTCCCGCGTGATCTCCAAACCGGCCCAGCGGAACGCGCTTTGCAATCCACTCCCCGAATTTCGGATTGGCAGCGGCGGTCAGCGGCGTTTCATAGAACCCGAAGAGAAGCGCATTGGCGGTGATCCCATATCGGGCGAGTTCGAATGCGGCCCCCCGTGTCAGCCCGTTTACTGCCGCTTTCGACGCGGCGTAATCGGAGCTTTTGTTCACTCCCATGATCGACTGGTCCGAAGAGGTGACGATGAGCTTGCCGCCCGGATCCCCACTTTCGGCGCGCTCGATCATATGGCGCGAGACGTGTTTGTAGGTCAGCGCCGCTCCGCGCGTATTGACAGCCATGGTCGCGTCCCAGCCTTCTGCCGTGATATCGGGAATACGGCTGCCCGCGCCGGATCGTCCGGCATTCGCAAATGCAGTATCGACGCGGCCAAACGCATCGAGCGTCGCCTTCATGGCCGCTTCAATGGTTGCTTCTTCGGCGACGTCACATGCAAAAGCCGCGACCCGGCCGCCGCCCAGTTTATCCAGCTCTGAAACCGCGGAGGCACTCTTGCGCGTATCTCTGGCCCAGATCGCGACATCCGCTCCCGCCTTGGCGAGACCTTTTGCCATGGAAAGGCCAATGCCGGAATTGCCTCCGGTGACGATGGCCACGCGGCCTGAAAGATCGAACATATCCATGGTTCACACGAGTGACCCAATTGGCTTAGGGCCGCAAGACTGAGAAACCGGACGACATAATGGACAACACAGCTTCGTTAACCCCGGCATCGCGCTGGCTTGGCTATGCAGGCCTCCTGCCGCAGATCATCTGCGTAGCGCTGGCAGCCACCGGACATGAATATGCCTACACCGCCCTGGCTGGAGGGTTTGCTTACGCGGCTGCGATCTTCAGCTTTCTTGGCGGCGTTTGGTGGGGGCAAGCCATCGCCAGCGGCAGGGGCGGGGCGGGCGCGTACCTTATCTCAGTCATGCCCAGCCTGATCGCGGTCGCGCTTTTCCTGCCGTGGAGCTTTGGATGGGATTGGCCCGGGCCAGCGCTGCTTTATCTGGGCGCGCTGATCCTGTTGTCTCCGCTGGTCGACCGTTGGCTGGGCTTTGCTGCGAAGGATTTCATGCAGCTGAGAGTGCAATTGTCGGTGGGGCTCGGTCTGCTGACAATCGCGCTCGGCCTGGTGGCCGACCGGATCGTCTGACAATTGCAAGAATGAAATGCGGTATTAGGTAGCAAACGCACAAAGCGTATCGGCTCGCTAGCCCCTACCTAGGCCGCATGGGAACTACGAACGTAAAAGCGGGTCTGGAGAACCAGATTGCGTCCTACATGGGCGAACTCGAAGAGATCGATGCCACGATCCAGATGATCATGGACGGCATGGACAATCTCAAAGAGCTTCAAAAGCGCCGAGCGAAGCTTGTCAGGCTGATCGATGGTGCAGAACAAATCATCACCGAAAACCATCCGGATTGGCAAAATAAGGTCAAGCCGCGCAAAAAGGGCAAGTGGCGTAGTCCATTTGCGAATGGTGAACTTGGCCGACGAGCGCTCGAAGTGCTTCGTGAGGAAGATCGCTGGATGCGCCCTCGTGAGATCGCAATCAAGATGCTTGAGGCCAAGAGCATCGCGACAGATGACAGAGTAACCTTGGACCGGGTGACCAACTCAGTTGGTGGCTACTTCGCGAAACACGAAGGCGATCTGGTCGAATCGACCTCCGAATATGCGAAGAAATGGCGCTTGATTCCCGATTTGAAAGCTTGCGTTAAGAACTAAATTTGGAAAGCGCTGATCCGTTAATCACGCGAGCGCTAGAGAATCCTCGAAAACTAAATTTGTAAAATAAAACTGTTGTAATTCCTCGAAAATCTGCATTCTTTCTCCGCTGCAACTTTCGCAATGGAGGTAAAGTCGCAGCATTTTCTTCTCTCGAAACAGGCGAGATCGCTGAGCAAAAAGCGTATCCAGCGCCTCACGGAGGACGAGGCCTTTGCCGAGTTCTGTGCCGTGCGTTTCGAAGAGAACGACGGTGAACCCTTCTGCCCGTGGTGTGGGCACAAGGAGGTCTACTCGATTCCTACCCGGAGAAAGTGGCGCTGTAAGTCCAAGGTGTGCGGTCGAGACTTTTCGGCAACTTCCGACACGGTTTTCGCAAGCCATAAGCTTCCATTCCGCGATCTTCTCCTGCTCGTCGCATACCAGTCTCAAGCGAAGAAGAACTTCAATGCAATCGACATGAGCCAAGAGCTTGAAGTGCAATACAAGACGGCGTTTGTCTGGTGTCATAAGCTTCGAGAGGCGATCGCGACCAGTCAGCACGAAGGCACGCTTCGGGGGCAAGTCGAAATCGATGGCGCGTATTTCGGCGGCTACATAAAGCCGAAGAACAGCTTCCCATTGCGGCAGGACAGACGCCGGTTGGTAAGAGAACAGGGAAAGCGCAAATGCGTCGTGATCTTCCGAGAACGGGGAGGTCGAAGCCGCGCTCTGGTCTGTTCAGAGAGCGAGGCAGCGCACAAAGCCCCTGAGTTCATCGAGCCCGGCAGCATCATCTACACAGACGATGCTGTCGAATATAACCGGCTTGCAGCGCGCTATAAGCTGGTAAAGGTCAACCACTCCAAGCGGTATTCGGAAGGTGACGCCTGCACGAACTGGGCGGAGTCATATTTTGCAAGGCTACGGCGCGCTGAGATCGGCATCCACCATCACTTCGCAGGAACCTACTTGCACAACTACGCCAACGAAATCTCGTGGCGAGAGGACCGGCGTCGCTTCCCGGCAAACGAGAACTACGAGGAGCTTCTGCGGATCACATCGCACCATCCCGTGTCGCGCCAATGGAAGGGCTACTGGCAGCGCTACAAGGACGCCGCATAGTGACCACGTTCACCATCCATCTGATGGGTCAGGCAACGCCCATCACGCTCGACTTGCCGATAAGCACCGTTGATGACCTTGCCGAGAAGGCTGGAGAGACACGATACCTTGTCGGTCACTTGGCGAGTGCCGATGAGGATGGTGTTTGTCGGCGGGTGATGATCGCTACGAGCAGGATACAATGCGCGATCGAGGCCTAGACGATCGCACATCCGACAAGCAGGAAGAGGCCTCCAAGAACGAGCGTCATAAGGCCTTTGATCAGATCACGAGCGCCCTTGCTCACGATCGCAGCCAGAATGAGTAGGCCAATGAACCAGAGCATCAGATCGGCTGCACATTACCATTTCGGAAGTTCACCAGATAGTTCGAGCGACCAGTCCCGTCGCGATTGGTGATGCAGCCAATCCCATAGTGGTCTGCATCAACTTTTGCTGACTCGATTGGTGCAGCGCAGAGATAGCCCTTCACGTTGATCGAAGCGCTTACGTAGTCCACCGATTGGAGCCATTTCTGTTGCTCTTCTGGCGAGCGCTGTTTGTCTCCGGAGAAGGCATGGATGATGGCCTGTTCGAGTGGGGTGGTTGGCGCAGGCTCGGTTTGCGCGACGGCAACCTCCTCGACAACTGGATCGCTCTGGTCGCTTGCTTTGCGATCTGATGGCAGGCTGACTGACCCGACCGAAGTGATGCCGAAATAGACACATAGACAAATGATGCCAATTCCAGCGCCTTTGATCGCATTATGCATTTCCGTTTTCCTTTCGAAGCATCGGATAGCTTCAAAAGGTTAACAGCGGGATTCATAAACCGTGGACTGATACTCCTTCCTGCCGCGATCTGGCGGTGTGGACCCTTATCTCGACATCCTAGGCCAACGCATCCGCGCCAAGCGACGCGAACTCGGTCTGTCACAGGAGGGATTGGCCAATGAGGCCGGACTGGACCGCAGCTATGTCGGCCGGATCGAGCGCGGCGAGCACAACCTGACGTTCGTCTCACTGGTCAGGCTGTGTCGTGCGATGGGGTGTGATGTGGCGGCATTGACAATGAATTTACCCACAACTTCAAATTCCTCTAAGTAGAGCAAGCGGCAGGCATGACTTACTCATTCTAGGGCTGCGTCTTAGGAATGAAGTATGGCGATCAATGAAGACACGGGAAAAATCGCACGCGCAGGCATGAGCGCTGCGTCGGGCCTAATCCCATTTCTGGGCGGCTTTCTTGCTGCCGCTGCGGCGGCTTGGAGTGAGAAGGAGCAGGAACACGCAAACAATATGTTGCGCCAATGGGTGCAGATGCTTGAGGACGAACTGCGCGAGAAGGGAAGGACGATCACCGAGATTATCGCCCGTCTCGATATGCAGGACGAGGAGACGCTGAAACGGGTTGAATCTGATGAGTTCCAAAGCCTGTTGAAGAAAAGCTTTCGAAATTGGTCTTCAATAGATTCTGAGAAGAAGCGAGAGAAAATTCGTAACATCCTTTCGAATGCAGCCGCAACAAGGTTGGTCTCAGACGATGTAGTCAGCCTTTTTATA includes these proteins:
- a CDS encoding DUF885 family protein; amino-acid sequence: MSSKFLIALLATALPLSPLFAGPVEDYEAVREEVWEWRLDNNPQLATSVGDRRGDGKLGDWSLEAHIRSIEEARAFVEQLDAIDTTGFSPELMVDFGVIRSSLADAVAAGEHEHDFYILFTNRGGWFSSFASLPNGSPFFTLADYESYISRLNAYGQVNDDGIARSRLAVEKGLTQPCEPMQGLDARIGQLIVDDPTQTPFWGPFAGDKPAAFSDEVWDDLKQRARAAITGTVVPSYREFLTFYTDEYAPNCRDGVPGVSATPGGEAYYDYRVRSFTTTGMTADEVHQLGLSEVARIRAEMEEVAAQAGFDTREAFIEHLRTDPQYYMTDEDEYVRYVAALAKHIDGFMPELFGRLPRNPYTVSPIPAAQAPGNTTAYYEPGSLETGSAGIYRINTTELDQRPLWELPALGVHEAVPGHHLQIAIQQELDIHPLRANGTFFTAFVEGWGLYSERLGIEMGLYDTPAKQMGRLSYEMWRATRLVVDTGLHSKGWSKQRAVEYMLDNTALSPGNIDAEVNRYMTWPGQALAYKVGELKIRELRQRAEDALGADFSLRDFHDTVLENGSIPLDVLEGHVDRWIAAQLAE
- a CDS encoding AarF/ABC1/UbiB kinase family protein produces the protein MPDDSFENSPKTRADRNRERAVPSGRIARFGTFGRLVGGVAGGMAAEGARRLTSGEPINPRDLILTPGNVKRMTDRLSHLRGAAMKMGQMISMDAGDLLPPEMSEILARLRDQANFMPTKQLDGVLKAEWGNDWRRQFKWFNPRPIAAASIGQVHKAMTRDGEELAIKVQYPGVAKSIDSDVDNVMTLLRVAGFAPPELEIDKLLAVAKKQLHEEADYQREGEQMELYRRTLEGEAGFVVPRLHEGLTRGSILAMSFEDGVSIERLDQETPGRRDEVMTRLMKLVARELFEFGIMQTDPNFANYRFRRETGEIVLLDFGASRPVDPVVANGYRKMLIAGLAGDRDEVVRATIDSGFMMPIVYEKHPERVERMVDIVIGEMREDKPFDFGDRAFVPLLRDEGWEIAQDKDTWAFPPIETLFVQRKVSGTALLGAKLKAQVNVRQMVEEVLGSTEPFPVPA
- a CDS encoding YqaE/Pmp3 family membrane protein produces the protein MELIALIATILLPPLGVALKKGVGTDFLINLVLTLLFFVPGLIHAIYVNYIAGGTRASIA
- a CDS encoding SDR family NAD(P)-dependent oxidoreductase produces the protein MDMFDLSGRVAIVTGGNSGIGLSMAKGLAKAGADVAIWARDTRKSASAVSELDKLGGGRVAAFACDVAEEATIEAAMKATLDAFGRVDTAFANAGRSGAGSRIPDITAEGWDATMAVNTRGAALTYKHVSRHMIERAESGDPGGKLIVTSSDQSIMGVNKSSDYAASKAAVNGLTRGAAFELARYGITANALLFGFYETPLTAAANPKFGEWIAKRVPLGRFGDHAGLEGLAVFFASPHSDYITGQSLPVDGGLCIS
- a CDS encoding DUF3429 domain-containing protein, which translates into the protein MDNTASLTPASRWLGYAGLLPQIICVALAATGHEYAYTALAGGFAYAAAIFSFLGGVWWGQAIASGRGGAGAYLISVMPSLIAVALFLPWSFGWDWPGPALLYLGALILLSPLVDRWLGFAAKDFMQLRVQLSVGLGLLTIALGLVADRIV
- a CDS encoding IS1595 family transposase, producing the protein MEVKSQHFLLSKQARSLSKKRIQRLTEDEAFAEFCAVRFEENDGEPFCPWCGHKEVYSIPTRRKWRCKSKVCGRDFSATSDTVFASHKLPFRDLLLLVAYQSQAKKNFNAIDMSQELEVQYKTAFVWCHKLREAIATSQHEGTLRGQVEIDGAYFGGYIKPKNSFPLRQDRRRLVREQGKRKCVVIFRERGGRSRALVCSESEAAHKAPEFIEPGSIIYTDDAVEYNRLAARYKLVKVNHSKRYSEGDACTNWAESYFARLRRAEIGIHHHFAGTYLHNYANEISWREDRRRFPANENYEELLRITSHHPVSRQWKGYWQRYKDAA
- a CDS encoding helix-turn-helix domain-containing protein, encoding MDPYLDILGQRIRAKRRELGLSQEGLANEAGLDRSYVGRIERGEHNLTFVSLVRLCRAMGCDVAALTMNLPTTSNSSK